GTTCTCCTTGATTGGTACTAAATTTGGAGGAAACGGAACTACTAATTTTGCTCTTCCTAATCTGCAGGGAGCGGAACCGGAGCCCGGCACAGGCTACTACATATGTGTAGAAGGTGTATACCCAAGCAGAAGTTAGGATTATTAGAATAACCCTGAAACTACGAAGGGATTAGAAAGGATGATAAATAATGGCAGGTAACATCGCTTTGAATAAGTATGCCACTGCAAGTAACTCTGTATTCCCCTTCACACCTGCAAAGGCAGTGAATGGTGTGGAGAGTTACTTAGCACGTTGGCTTGGATCACTAAATCAGTCGAATCCTTATAACTGGCTGAGTGTGGATCTTGGCGATCTCTATTGGGTTAATCGCTGGGTCGTTAAACACATGGGTGAGGTGGGTTGGCCGGACTCTTACAATTTAATCGATTATAAGCTTCAGGGAAGTGTAGATGGTACGAACTGGTCTAATTTAGATTCGGTTACAGGTAACACTGCAAAACTAACAGATAGATCGTTTTTCCCGACTAAGGTGAGATATGCCAGGTTATATATTACATCAGGGATAAGATGTAATCCTAAATTTGCATCGGTTGCCGGTTTTGAGCTATATGCTGCCGATCCTACTGATTCAAAATTGTCTGGCTTAGTATTGAGTAATTCAATAGCGCTTATTCCAGAATTTGATCCGGCAGAAAATACATATAATGCCAATGCAAAATATGATGACAGTAGTATTACGGTGACTCCGACTGTGGCGGATCCCAGAGCATCAATCGAGGTGAATGGTTCGCCTGTGACCAATGGACAGCCATCGAAGCCAATCAGCC
The nucleotide sequence above comes from Variimorphobacter saccharofermentans. Encoded proteins:
- a CDS encoding cadherin-like beta sandwich domain-containing protein — its product is MAGNIALNKYATASNSVFPFTPAKAVNGVESYLARWLGSLNQSNPYNWLSVDLGDLYWVNRWVVKHMGEVGWPDSYNLIDYKLQGSVDGTNWSNLDSVTGNTAKLTDRSFFPTKVRYARLYITSGIRCNPKFASVAGFELYAADPTDSKLSGLVLSNSIALIPEFDPAENTYNANAKYDDSSITVTPTVADPRASIEVNGSPVTNGQPSKPISLNVGVNSVIPINVTPYIGKVNTYTINVVRATSPYLSGLTLQSGRTIIPINPVFEKNILHYSGEINRVNSLTVTANAEDINTKIMIKGQDATSGVAMTIPVNVGLNSIDIIVESKTGVDSKTYVCDIVVT
- a CDS encoding phage tail protein, encoding MEYYYGQICVFPYIFVPRGWKLCNGELLQISQNQVLFSLIGTKFGGNGTTNFALPNLQGAEPEPGTGYYICVEGVYPSRS